GCCTTGTTGTATTTTGAGCCCGCGTTTTCACCTGACACCAAAAAATCCGTGTTCTTGCTTACCGAACTAGAAGCATCTGCCCCTAGTTTGCGCACTAATTGTTCCGCCTGCAAACGGCTATATTCTTTTAATTCTCCCGTAAAAACAAACTTCTTCCCGGATAAAATCTGCTTAGCAGAATCCGGCACATCCTCATGCGTATTCAAGCCAGATCTATTTAATTCAGATATTAATTTCTTAACCGACTCTTGCGCGAAGTAGTCTTTTATTGAACCTGCCATAACCGAACCAATTTCATATATTTCATCCAGGTCTTCAAGCCTGGCGTGCATTAAATTGTCTAAATCCTTGTATCTTTGCGCCAAGATAAAACTAGCCTTCTCTCCGACATGACGAATGCCTAAAGCAAAAATAAGCCGTGACAGCGGCTGTTTTTTGCTTGCCTCTATGGCAGCAAGCAGGTTATTGATCTTCTTATCTTTAAATAATTCCAGATTCGCCAATTCCCTGGCAGAAAGTTTATAAATATCCGCGAAATTGCGCACTAAATTCATGCTCACCAGCTGCTTCACCACTGACTGGCCAAACCCCTGAATATCCATAGCCGTGCGGCTGGCAAAATGAAGAAGCGCGCGCTCTATCTGCTGCGGACAAGAAGGATTAATACAGCGGTAAGCCACGTCTTCATCTTTTTCTTTGAAGATTTTTTCTTTGCATACCGGGCAGGCCTTAGGTATCACAAAAGCTTTTTTGCCTGAACTCTTAACTACTTTGACTATTTTCGGGATCACATCCCCAGCTCTTTCAATTAATACCGTATCCCCGATACGCAATCCTAAACGTTTAATCTCATCAAAATTATGCAAAGTAGCAGAACTAATAGTCACCCCAGAACATTCCACGGGTTTTAAGCTTGCGCTGGGGGTGATAACCCCGGTCCTGCCAACATTCAAAACAATATCTAAGATTTCCGTGGTGGCCTGACGCGCAGGAAATTTATAGGCAATCGCCCAGCGGGGGCTTTTCATGGTCGCGCCAAGTTTATCCTGATCGCTTAAAGAATTAAGTTTAATTACCATCCCGTCTATTTCATAATCCAAAGAGTCCCGGTTTTTCTGCCAGAATTCACAATAATCAATCACTTCATCAAAATTCCTGCATAATTTATTCTGCGGGTTAACGCGCATGCCAAAATTTTTAATCTTTTCTAGAAATTCCCAATGGGTTTTAAAATTCAACCCCCTGCAATACCCCAAGGAATGCGCGAAAAAACTAAGCCTGCGGCTGGCGGTTAAAGAGGTATCCAATAATTTTAATGAACCGCTTGCGGCATTACGCGGATTAGCGAATAAGGCTTGGCCGTTTTCCTGTTTTTCCCTGTTCAAAAGCCTGAAATCTTTCTTATCCATATAAACCTCGCCGCGGATCTCCATTAATTCAAAAGCATCCCCTGACATAAAAACAAGCGGTATCGCGCGGATAGTCTTAATATTTGCGCTTACATCTTCTCCAGTTTCTCCATCGCCTCTTGTGGCAGCTTGCGTAAGCCTTGATTTTTCATAAGTAAGATTTGCACTTATCCCGTCAATTTTCAATTCTACTACATACTCAATACTATTACCTGCGACAAGTTTTCTTACGCGATTATCCCAATCCTTTAATTCTTGCACCGAATAGGTATTATCCAAAGAAAGCATCTTGGCCTTATGGCGCAAAGCGCCAAACCCATCAATAATCCCAGAGCCCAAACGCACCGTAGGAGAATCTTCTGTCTTATATTGCGGGTATTGCTCTTCAAGATGCTTAAGCTTCAAGATCAAATCATCATATTCTTTATCCGCAATCTGCGGCTGTGAAACAGCATAATACAAATAATCATGTTTTCTTATTTCCTGCCTTAAAATTTCTATTTGTTTTCTTGCTTTTTGGCTCATATTTTCTAATGCATTATCTTAAAATCAGGAAGACTAACGCTTGCATTATTCCAATGCTCCTGTTGATCAGTGATATAACCGGAGAAATTATCGCTTATTTGATCAAGATATTGTTTTAGGCAAGGCTGCGGACCTTGAGCAAATAATTCTACTCTGCCATCGGAGAGATTCTTTACCCAGCCTTTTACGCCAAGTTTACACGCGATATCTCTGGCAGTAAAACGAAAACCTACCCCCTGGACGCTTCCGCTGTAATAGATATGCACCTGTTGGCCTGACATGGGCTTATTCTGGTGAGATGATTTTAAAATCGGGGGAGTGGGACTTGAACCCACGGCCTCAGCGTCCCGAACGCTGCGCTCTACCAAGCTGAGCCACCCCCCGTTATTTTCCGAAATTTAACTTTACAAGTATAGCAGATTTCCGGCGGGCGAACAAGCGCAAAATTAGACAACGCCATGCATGTCGAATTCCAAATTAACTTTATCTGAAGGCCCCTTAAAAGACAAGGTGGTATTTTTAAGGGTATGCGGGATAATATAAACAAAAAGGGAATTTGAAAGCTTCTGCATTATAGTCAGGCTTATTCCATCCACGGCAATAGAACCTTTAGGAGAAACATACTTAATGAATTGCTGAGGAAAGAAAATCTGGAAGAAAGTATTTCCTTCGCGTATGCCTTTCTTGCGGATAAGCCCTTCACAATGGACATGGCCATTTACTAAATGCCCGGAAACCCTGTCGCCAAATTTAAGCGCCTTTTCCAAGTTCACCTTATCCAAAGGCCTTAAACTCTTAAGATTGCTATCCTTTAATGTCTGCGGCATTGCCTCAAAAGAAAGCATTTTATCTTTTTGCCCCACCAAAGTAAGGCATACTCCATTGACCGCTATGCTGTCCCCGAGATTAAGGCCTTCAGTAATCTTAGAAGCGATAATTTGGATAAGCGTAACATTGCCCCGGCGGGAAATAAGATGGACGCTTCCTAATTCTTCCACAATTCCGCTAAACATAGGCCTGAAAGAGAAAATCTTCCCCTATTTTATTCACCGTTACATCTTTTAATTTAAAAGCGCTCTGCACTTTTTCTATGCCTTTGCCCATGACTGAAGAGATTGCCTCTTTCCCCCCGATAATCTTGGGGCTGGTAAAAAACATGATCTTATCCACCAGCTTCTCGTCAAAAAGAGACCCCACCAATGTGCCTCCGCCCTCTACAAGAATGTTAGTTATCTGAAGCCGGGCCAATTTCTTCAAAGCATCCCTTAAATTCACCTGCCCATTCTGGGATTCTTTAACCTCAAGAATCCTCGCCTTAGAAGAAAGATCGCCTCTGTTCTGAGTTTCTTGAGCCGGCTTAACCGGCAGAGTAACAATAATCACTTCGCTTTTCTTTTTAAAAATATTGGCACCGGGTGGAGTGCTTAACTGACTGTCCACAATAATCTTTTTTAGTTCTTTCTGGGAAAACCAGGGGTCAAGATAAGGATTATCCCTTAATACGGTATTAACCCCCACCATGATCGCGTCAAAACCGGCCCTTTTCTGATGGGCAAAAGCGCGAGAACGGTCAGATGTAATCCATTTAGAATCTCCCGTACGCGTGGCAATCTTTCCGTCTAAAGACTGGGCGATCTTAACAGTAATAAAAGGCACATTCCTGGTAATATATTTAATGAAAACTTCATTCAATTTTCTCAATTCGTCTTCCATTACTCCAACTTCTACTTTTATCCCATTCTGCTTTAAGATTTCCACTCCCCTTGTATTATTCAATGGGTTTGGATCGATCAT
Above is a genomic segment from Candidatus Omnitrophota bacterium containing:
- the ribD gene encoding bifunctional diaminohydroxyphosphoribosylaminopyrimidine deaminase/5-amino-6-(5-phosphoribosylamino)uracil reductase RibD; this translates as MNKNNQYYMRQAMKLALKGKGKTSPNPMVGAVLVKHGKIVATGYHKKAGSVHAEVMALEQAGSKAEGACLYVTLEPCAHYGRTPPCIEAIIRSKIKKVVVGMIDPNPLNNTRGVEILKQNGIKVEVGVMEDELRKLNEVFIKYITRNVPFITVKIAQSLDGKIATRTGDSKWITSDRSRAFAHQKRAGFDAIMVGVNTVLRDNPYLDPWFSQKELKKIIVDSQLSTPPGANIFKKKSEVIIVTLPVKPAQETQNRGDLSSKARILEVKESQNGQVNLRDALKKLARLQITNILVEGGGTLVGSLFDEKLVDKIMFFTSPKIIGGKEAISSVMGKGIEKVQSAFKLKDVTVNKIGEDFLFQAYV
- the ligA gene encoding NAD-dependent DNA ligase LigA; translated protein: MSQKARKQIEILRQEIRKHDYLYYAVSQPQIADKEYDDLILKLKHLEEQYPQYKTEDSPTVRLGSGIIDGFGALRHKAKMLSLDNTYSVQELKDWDNRVRKLVAGNSIEYVVELKIDGISANLTYEKSRLTQAATRGDGETGEDVSANIKTIRAIPLVFMSGDAFELMEIRGEVYMDKKDFRLLNREKQENGQALFANPRNAASGSLKLLDTSLTASRRLSFFAHSLGYCRGLNFKTHWEFLEKIKNFGMRVNPQNKLCRNFDEVIDYCEFWQKNRDSLDYEIDGMVIKLNSLSDQDKLGATMKSPRWAIAYKFPARQATTEILDIVLNVGRTGVITPSASLKPVECSGVTISSATLHNFDEIKRLGLRIGDTVLIERAGDVIPKIVKVVKSSGKKAFVIPKACPVCKEKIFKEKDEDVAYRCINPSCPQQIERALLHFASRTAMDIQGFGQSVVKQLVSMNLVRNFADIYKLSARELANLELFKDKKINNLLAAIEASKKQPLSRLIFALGIRHVGEKASFILAQRYKDLDNLMHARLEDLDEIYEIGSVMAGSIKDYFAQESVKKLISELNRSGLNTHEDVPDSAKQILSGKKFVFTGELKEYSRLQAEQLVRKLGADASSSVSKNTDFLVSGENAGSKYNKAVSLGVKIINEDKFKEMINGREK
- a CDS encoding acylphosphatase, coding for MSGQQVHIYYSGSVQGVGFRFTARDIACKLGVKGWVKNLSDGRVELFAQGPQPCLKQYLDQISDNFSGYITDQQEHWNNASVSLPDFKIMH
- a CDS encoding riboflavin synthase gives rise to the protein MFSGIVEELGSVHLISRRGNVTLIQIIASKITEGLNLGDSIAVNGVCLTLVGQKDKMLSFEAMPQTLKDSNLKSLRPLDKVNLEKALKFGDRVSGHLVNGHVHCEGLIRKKGIREGNTFFQIFFPQQFIKYVSPKGSIAVDGISLTIMQKLSNSLFVYIIPHTLKNTTLSFKGPSDKVNLEFDMHGVV